In Primulina eburnea isolate SZY01 chromosome 3, ASM2296580v1, whole genome shotgun sequence, one DNA window encodes the following:
- the LOC140825362 gene encoding histone-lysine N-methyltransferase, H3 lysine-9 specific SUVH1-like produces MDQDLGYESNPHSGSADKSKILRVKPLRCLVPVFPNPPGMSSVTTPQPSPFVCVPPSGPFPSGVQPFYPFLASNNSQQATFGASSQPGNLGIGSNVQAPIPLNSFRTPTPKANGDAAPGKRGFSGFPKAEDVNSGKGKSHSRKRRAWKGDDFGVGSLVDSLLTSFKLKEFDEFRRSNGDRDTVESILLVFDLLQRKLTQLEESKDLLVGVTRRPDLKASNLLLSNGVRTNNTKRIGHVPGVEVGDIFLFRIELCIVGLHAPSMAGIDYMGVKVTVDEEPVAVSIVSSGGYDDQGDDPDVLIYSGHGGVQRRDGQMFDQKLEKGNLALEKSLHRANDVRVLRGVKDAAGSTRKMYIYDGLYKIQESWAEKNQSGCNVFKYKLVRVPGQPEAYSLWKSIQQWKEGTVARAGVIISDLASGAESQPVTLVNDVDGEKGPAHFTYTSSLRYLRPFSTSKPSMGCHCKGGCQPGDINCPCIQKNGGFLPYTSSGVLLSDKSLIHECTQSCTCPPTCRNRISQAGLKTRLEVFKTKTRGWGLRSWDPIRAGCFICEYAGDVIQAPSSSDFDGNHIFDATSYYEPFEAISDDSISSTPSPFPLVISAKNSGNVARFMNHSCSPNVFWKPVLQESNNDSFLHIAFFAIRHIPPMQELTYKYGMVTPEKGDQERKMCLCGSVKCKGFFY; encoded by the coding sequence ATGGATCAAGATTTGGGATACGAGTCAAATCCTCACTCTGGTTCAGCTGACAAGTCTAAAATCTTGCGTGTAAAGCCCTTAAGATGTCTTGTCCCAGTTTTCCCAAATCCACCAGGCATGTCTTCAGTTACTACTCCCCAACCTTCGCCATTTGTGTGTGTTCCACCCTCGGGTCCTTTCCCTTCCGGAGTTCAACCATTTTACCCTTTTCTAGCTTCAAATAATTCTCAGCAGGCAACATTTGGAGCCTCGAGCCAACCGGGTAATTTGGGGATTGGTAGCAACGTACAGGCTCCCATACCACTTAATTCATTTAGAACCCCAACACCAAAAGCAAATGGGGATGCAGCTCCAGGTAAGAGGGGCTTTAGTGGGTTTCCTAAGGCAGAAGATGTTAATTCTGGTAAAGGAAAGAGTCATTCGAGGAAGAGAAGAGCATGGAAGGGTGATGATTTTGGTGTTGGCTCTCTAGTTGATAGCCTTTTGACTTCATTTAAGCTTAAGGAATTTGACGAATTTAGAAGATCTAATGGGGACAGGGATACTGTTGAAAGCATACtattggtatttgatttgctgcAAAGAAAGCTTACACAACTTGAAGAATCGAAGGATTTGCTTGTAGGAGTTACTAGACGTCCGGACCTGAAAGCTTCAAACCTTTTGCTGAGTAATGGGGTTCGCACGAACAATACTAAGAGGATTGGGCATGTGCCTGGTGTTGAAGTTGGTGATATCTTTTTATTTAGAATCGAGCTGTGTATTGTAGGTTTACATGCTCCTAGTATGGCTGGAATTGATTACATGGGCGTCAAAGTTACAGTTGACGAGGAACCCGTGGCTGTAAGCATTGTTTCATCTGGAGGATATGACGATCAAGGTGATGATCCCGACGTGCTAATTTATAGTGGTCATGGAGGAGTGCAGAGGAGAGATGGGCAGATGTTTGATCAGAAACTTGAAAAAGGGAATCTTGCTCTAGAAAAGAGTCTGCATCGTGCTAATGATGTGAGAGTCTTAAGGGGTGTGAAGGATGCAGCTGGTTCAACCAGAAAGATGTATATCTATGACGGCCTTTACAAAATTCAGGAGTCATGGGCTGAGAAAAATCAGTCGGGGTGTAATGTTTTCAAGTATAAGTTGGTCAGAGTACCTGGTCAGCCAGAAGCTTATTCTTTGTGGAAATCAATTCAGCAATGGAAGGAAGGAACTGTTGCCCGGGCTGGCGTTATTATATCCGATCTAGCCTCCGGAGCAGAGTCTCAACCTGTCACTCTTGTGAACGATGTTGATGGTGAAAAGGGACCTGCTCATTTCACCTATACTTCGAGTCTCAGGTACTTGAGACCTTTTTCCACTTCCAAACCTTCCATGGGCTGTCACTGCAAGGGTGGATGTCAACCAGGTGACATCAATTGCCCTTGCATTCAGAAAAATGGAGGCTTTCTTCCGTACACTTCATCTGGGGTTCTCCTTTCTGACAAATCCTTGATACATGAATGCACTCAATCCTGCACTTGCCCTCCAACCTGCAGGAATCGCATTTCTCAAGCTGGTCTAAAAACCCGTCTTGAGGTTTTTAAGACAAAGACCCGGGGTTGGGGACTTAGATCATGGGATCCAATCCGTGCAGGATGTTTTATTTGCGAGTATGCAGGCGATGTCATCCAGGCACCTAGTTCTAGTGATTTTGATGGCAATCACATTTTTGATGCTACCAGCTACTATGAGCCCTTTGAAGCCATCAGTGATGATTCCATCAGCTCTACGCCATCCCCTTTTCCCCTTGTGATAAGTGCAAAAAACAGTGGAAATGTAGCACGTTTCATGAATCATAGCTGTTCGCCAAATGTTTTCTGGAAGCCGGTTTTACAAGAAAGTAACAATGATTCGTTTCTACACATTGCCTTCTTTGCCATTCGACATATTCCACCAATGCAAGAGCTAACATACAAATATGGGATGGTGACGCCTGAGAAAGGGGACCAGGAGAGGAAAATGTGCTTATGTGGATCTGTGAAGTGTAAGGGTTTTTTTTACTGA
- the LOC140825363 gene encoding magnesium-protoporphyrin IX monomethyl ester [oxidative] cyclase, chloroplastic yields the protein MAAEIALVKPITKFSTTMPRIGNPRLPNTRFVTIKMSSSTKSPPSNAAMKKKSGKQTEIKESLLTPRFYTTDFDEMEQLFNTEINKNLNMDEFEALLQEFKTDFNQTHFVRNKEFKEAADKIQGPLRQIFVEFLERSCTAEFSGFLLYKELGRRLKKTNPIVAEIFSLMSRDEARHAGFLNKGLSDFNLALDLGFLTKARKYTFFKPKFIFYATYLSEKIGYWRYITIYRHLKENPEYQCYPIFKYFENWCQDENRHGDFFSALMKAQPQFLNDWKAKLWSRFFCLSVYVTMYLNDCQRTDFYEGIGLNTKEFDMHVIIETNRTTARIFPAVLDVENPEFKRKLDRMVEINERILAIGEGDDIPLVKNLKRIPLVAALASELLAAYLMKPVESGSVDLAEFEPQLVY from the exons ATGGCAGCAGAAATAGCCTTAGTGAAACCCATTACAAAATTCAGCACCACGATGCCAAGAATTGGGAACCCAAGACTTCCGAACACAAGGTTCGTCACCATAAAAATGTCATCTTCGACCAAATCCCCGCCTTCAAATGCGGCCATGAAGAAGAAAAGCGGGAAGCAAACCGAGATAAAGGAGTCCCTTCTGACCCCAAGATTCTACACCACAGATTTTGATGAAATGGAGCAGCTTTTCAACACTGAAATCAACAAGAATCTAAATATGGATGAGTTCGAGGCTTTGCTACAGGAGTTCAAGACTGATTTTAACCAGACACATTTCGTGAGGAATAAGGAGTTTAAGGAAGCTGCCGATAAGATTCAGGGACCATTGAGGCAAATATTTGTGGAGTTTTTGGAGAGGTCTTGCACTGCTGAGTTCTCTGGTTTTCTTCTATACAAGGAACTTGGAAGGAGGCTCAAG AAAACCAATCCAATTGTAGCTGAGATTTTCTCTCTAATGTCAAGGGATGAAGCCCGGCATGCAGG GTTTTTAAACAAAGGTCTGTCTGACTTCAATTTGGCTTTGGACTTGGGATTCCTAACTAAAGCCAGAAAATACACCTTTTTCAAGCCTAAGTTCATTTTCTATGCTACCTATTTGTCTGAAAAGATTGGATATTGGAGATACATTACCATATATAGACATCTCAAGGAAAACCCCGAGTACCAGTGCTACCCCATTTTCAAGTACTTCGAGAACTGGTGCCAGGATGAGAACCGTCATGGTGATTTCTTCTCTGCACTGATGAAGGCACAGCCTCAGTTCCTCAATGACTGGAAGGCGAAGCTGTGGTCACGTTTCTTCTGTCTTTCG GTCTATGTGACAATGTATCTCAACGACTGTCAAAGAACAGATTTCTATGAGGGCATTGGCCTCAACACAAAAGAATTTGATATGCACGTGATCATTGAG ACAAACCGTACGACTGCGAGGATTTTCCCGGCCGTGTTGGACGTTGAGAATCCAGAATTCAAGAGGAAGTTGGACCGGATGGTGGAGATCAACGAGCGAATACTGGCAATAGGCGAGGGTGATGATATTCCATTAGTGAAAAACTTGAAGAGGATTCCCCTTGTTGCTGCTCTGGCTTCCGAGTTGCTCGCTGCTTACCTGATGAAACCTGTTGAATCTGGTTCAGTGGACTTAGCAGAATTTGAACCGCAGCTTGTTTACTAG